GCCTTCGCGCCCGGCGATCTTGTCGATCTCGTCGAGGAAGACGATGCCGGTCTGCTCGACCCGGGTGCGCGCCTCGCGCGCCAGCTGCTGACGATCGATCAGCTTCTCGGCCTCCTCGGCGATCAACGCTTCGCGGGCCTCGGCGACCGTGGCCTTCTGCCGTCGCCGCCGCGAGAAGAGGCCGGGCATCATCTCCTTGAGATTGATGCCGATCTCTTCGACGCCCTGGGGCGTGAACATCTCGAGCGACGGGGCACTGCCGTCCTCCACCTCGATCTCGACGATGCGCCCGTCGAGGGCGCCCGAGCGCAGCTTCTCGCGCAGCTTCTCGCGCGTCGAGTGGGCGTCCTCGGGGTGCGCTGCCGCCGCGCCGGTGCCCGCGGCGGGCGGGGCGCCCGTCACGCCCGCGGCAGGGGCCGGAACCGTTGGCGGCGAGGTGCCCAATGTCGCGAGCGTGGTCGCGCCGGAGGGAGGCCCCGGTGGCAGGAGCAGGTCGAGCAGGCGCTCTTCGGCGCGTTCGGCGGCGGTCGCCGCGACGGTTTCGCGACGCTCTTCGCGGACGATCGCGACGCCGATCTCGGTGAGGTCGCGCACGATCGATTCGCAGTCGCGGCCGACATAGCCGACCTCGGTGAACTTGGAGGCCTCCACTTTGAGGAACGGCGCCTTGGCAAGCTTTGCGAGGCGGCGGGCGATCTCGGTCTTGCCGACGCCGGTCGGCCCGATCATCAGGATGTTCTTGGGCACGATGTCGTCGCCGACTTCGCGCGGCAACTGCTGGCGCCGCCAGCGGTTGCGCAGGGCGATCGCCACCGAACGCTTGGCGGCGCGCTGGCCGACGACGTACTTGTCGAGCTCTGCGACGATCTGGCGCGGGGTCAGATTGTCGAGCGCGAGCTCCGGCCGATCGGCGGAAGCGCGCGGGCCGTCCGGCGGTGAGGCGGTCACAGCTCTTCCAGGGTCAGGCGGTCGTTGGTGTAGATGCAGAGCTCGGCCGCGATTCGCATCGCCTCGCGGGCGACCTCGTTCGCGGAGAGTGCCGTGTGGCGCAGAAGAGCCCGGCCTGCCGCGAGGGCGAAGTTGCCGCCGGAGCCGATGCCCAGCAGGCCGTCTTCGTCGGGCTGCAGCAGGTCGCCCGTGCCCGAGACGAGGAAGCTCTTCTCGGCGTCGGCGACGATCATCACCGCCTCGAGCTGGCGCAGGACGCGGTCGGTCCGCCAGTCCTTGGCGAGCTCGACCACGGCGCGTTCGAGGTTCTGGTTGAACTCCTCGAGCTTGGTCTCGAACCGGGTGAAGAGCGCCAGACCGTCGGCGGCGCCGCCGGCGAAGCCGACCAGCACCCGGCCCCCCTTCCCGGCACGCTTGACCTTCGCGGCGCCGGACTTCATCACGGCGTTGCCGAGGGTCACCTGACCGTCGGACGCCATCGCCACGCGGCCATCGCGTCGCACCAGGAGGACCGTCGTCGCGCGCATTCGGGGCATCGGACGGTCATTGTATCAACCGGACGACGCGGACCGGACGACGTGCGGCGGACGATGCTCAGACCTGCGCTGGCGGAGCTTCGGCGAAGTAGACGCGGATATGGGTACCGGCTCGCGGACGCGACTCGAGGGCGACGGCGGCGCGATGAGCGCGGAGGATCCCGAGAACGGAGGGCAGGCCGAGCCCGCGTCCGCGCTCCTTGGTGGTGAAGAACGGTTCCCAGATGCGCTCCATCGTCGCGACTTCCATGCCGGAGCCGTTGTCGATCACCTCGAGGAGCACGGCAGGGCCGGGCGTCATGCCGTCTCCGAGCAGGAGCGACCCGAGGTCGCCGGGTCGGAGCTCGACCCTCCGCGTCCGGACCAGCACCCGCCCGGGCTCCTGACCCTGCCCGGCGCCCGCGCCGGCGGCGCTCGTCGGCATGGCGGCGATGGTGGCGATGGCGTCGTGCGCGTTCGAGAGCAGGTTCAGGATGACCTGGCGGAGTTGGCTCGAATCCCCGCGGATCGGCGGCAGGCGCGGCGCGAGATCGAGGCGGGTGGCGGTGGAGAGGGTCGCCAGCGCCCGCAGCAGGTGGATCACGTCCTCCACCAGGGCGTTGAGGTCGATCGCCCGCGGCTCGATCTCGCCCCGGCCGGCGTAGACCAGAAGCTGGCGTGCCAGCTCCGTGGCCCGGTCGGCCGCCGCGCTGATGGCGAGCGCCCGGTCGCGAAGCGGCGAATCCGCAGGCAGCCGGTCGAGCAGCAACTCGACGTTGCCGACGATCGGCGTCAGCAGGTTCGAGAAGTCGTGCGCGATGCCGCCGGCGAGGAGCCCGAGACTCTCCAGACGCTCGGTGCGCCGCAGGAGCTCCTCGCTGCGCTTGCTTTCGGTGATGTCCTGGGTCATGCCGAGGATCTGGCGGATGCGCCCTTCGTCGTCGCGCAGGAACGGCGTGTTGTGCGACCGGAACCAGCGCCACTCGCCGTTCCTGTGCCGCAGGCGGAAGTCGACCGTCAGGGAGCTGCCGTCGACGAAGCCCTGCCAGCGCGTATCGCGATCGAGCGCCGCCGCCACGTCGTCGGGATGACAGAGCTTCGCGAACGGGTAGGGACCGAGAGCCGCGGCCTCGGCAGGGGAGTAGCCGAGCGCTGCCGGCACCGAGCGGTTGATGTAGATGTCGCGTCCGAGGTCGTAGTCGTAGATGAAGAGAAAATAGGGCGCGACCTCGGCGATCCGCGCCAGACGCCGGCTCATCTCCTGGGCGTCGCTCCGCACCTGCTCGCGGTCGGTGACGTCGCCGAGGAAGGCGAGCACCGCCGGCCGGTCGTGCCACCGCACCGGCATGGAGTGCACTTCGAGCACGAGAATGTCTCCGCCCGGGCGGACGATCTTCGTCACCGTGCTCCGTTCGCCCGTGTCGCCGGCGAGGCGGCGCAGGTAGAGCTCCTGGACGACGCTCTGGTCCGCAGGGTGGACGAAGTCGAGGAAGGAGGCTCCGATGAGCTGGTCGATGGCGCTCGCGGAGATGCGGGCGGCTGCGCGGTTCGCCACCGTGATCCGGCCGTCCTGAAGGACGAGGATCGCTTCGTGGCTGTTGTCGAAGGCGACACGGTAGTGCGCGTCGGCCGCAGGCTCGGCCCCGGCGGCGGTCGCCGGCGGCGCGCCTGCGGACGGTGGCCTCGTTTCGTGCATCCCGGGAGCTCCTGTCGACTCCGGTTCTAGCCTACTCGCATTCCGTCCGCCGCGGAGGTACGGGCTGGGCGTGCCCGCAGGAGCGGCCCGCGAGGGTCGTGAGCGCCGGAAGCGCCGTGATCGAAGCCACGAGACGCCGGATCGCGGCCGGGGCGCCCTCGAGGAAGAGCGTCGGCTCCGCCAGCTCGAGCTCGAGCAGGAGTGGGTCGCCGGCGTCGTCGCGGGCGAGGTCGACACGCGCGTAGAGGGCCTCCGGAGTGCCGGTCGCCTCCCGGGCGGCGGTGAGGATGCGCCGCGCCGCGGCGAGCTCGTCGGGCGCCGCAGCGACCGGAATGCCCTCGGGTACGCCGGCCCGGCGTCCGCCGAGAGTAAGTGCGTTCTTGCGCACGGCGTGGCTGAACTGGCCGTCGATGTGGACGAGGGAGCGTTCGCCATGGGTCTCGACCGACCTCAGGAACGGCTGCACGAGCATGTCGCGCGCGGGCAGCAGGCGCGCGAGGTGTGCCTCGCCGGCCTCCTTGTCATCGGCGCGCACGACGATCGTCTCCCAGGAGTCGGCGGAGATGGCCGGCTTGAGGACAGCGTCACCCCAGCCCCGGGAGGCGAGAAGCCGGGAGAGGGTTCCGGCTGCGCAATCCATGGAGCGTGGCAGGAGTGCCGTCGGAACGACCGGCAGACCCCGCGCTGCGAGCTCCACGAGGTACCCCTTGTGCAGGTTCCAGCGCACCGTCGGCAGCGGGTTGACCAACAGCGTCGCCGCGGCGGCGCGCTCCGCCCAGGCGAGAAACTCCGCCGCGCGGTGAAAGTAGTCCCAGGGCGACCGCAGCAGGGCGACCCGCGTCGACCCCCAGTCGAAATCCGGATCGTCCCAACAGACGATCCCGACGTCGAGCCCGGCGGCTCCGAGCGCCCGGGCGAGCGGCCGGTCGTCGGGGAAGAGCTCGGGAAGCTCGGCGCAGGTGACGAGCGCGATGTCCATCAGGCCTTCTGCGCGCTCGCGGGGGAGATGTCGGCGGGGGCGCTGTCGGCGGGGGTTGCGGTCGTCTCCGGACCCGGCCCGCCCTGCGCGCGGGCGCGTGGGTGGGCGTCGCGGTAGACCGCCTGCAGGCGCTCGATGTCGACGTGGGTGTAGCGCTGGGTCGTCGACAGCGAGCTGTGGCCGAGCAACTCCTGAATGGCCCTGAGGTCGGCGCCGCACTCGAGAAGGTGGGTGGCGAAGGTATGGCGGAGGGTGTGCGGATGGACGCCGCTCGCGGTGGCGGTCGCATCGACGTAGCGGTCGAGGATGCGGCGCACCGAGCGGTCGGTGAGGCGCTCGCCGCGCAGGTTCACGAACAGGGGCTCCTCGGAGGCTGGCGCGCGGCGACCGGCGAGGGCGCGCTCGCGCAGCGCCGTCCAGCCGCCGCGCCAGGCGCGTAGCGCCGCCTGCGCGGGACGCCCGAACGGCACCATGCGCTCCTTTCCCCCCTTGCCGAGGGTGCGGAGCACGCGCTCCTTGAGCTCGACGTCGCGCCAGTCGAGTCCGACCAGCTCGGCGACACGCAGGCCGGTGGCGTAGAGCAGCTCGAGGACGGCGCGATCCCGCTGCGCCATGGGTTCCTCCCCGGCCGGGGCTGCGAGCAGGGCCTCGATCTCGCCCGGTCGCAAGTGGCGGGGCAGGAGCTGCGGCGCCTTCGGGGTGCGCACCCGCTGCGCCGGGTTCGCGGCGGCTTCCCCGACCCGGCAGGCCCAGCGGAAGAAGGTCCGCAGGGCGGAGAGGGCGCGCCCCTGGCTGCGCCGCCCATGGTCCTTGGCGAGCGCGGCGAGGTAGGAGCGCACGGCGACGACGTCGATGGCGGCGAGGTCGATCGCCTCGGGAGGCTGGTTCCAGTAGTCGACCGAGAGGAACTCGACGAAGCGCAAGAGGTCGCCTTCGTAGGCGCGGACCGTGTGCGGCGAGAGGGCGCGTTCGCCTTCGAGATGAGCGAGGAAGCGGACGATCAGAGCCCGCACTGCGCCTTCC
Above is a window of Thermoanaerobaculia bacterium DNA encoding:
- the hslU gene encoding ATP-dependent protease ATPase subunit HslU, whose amino-acid sequence is MTASPPDGPRASADRPELALDNLTPRQIVAELDKYVVGQRAAKRSVAIALRNRWRRQQLPREVGDDIVPKNILMIGPTGVGKTEIARRLAKLAKAPFLKVEASKFTEVGYVGRDCESIVRDLTEIGVAIVREERRETVAATAAERAEERLLDLLLPPGPPSGATTLATLGTSPPTVPAPAAGVTGAPPAAGTGAAAAHPEDAHSTREKLREKLRSGALDGRIVEIEVEDGSAPSLEMFTPQGVEEIGINLKEMMPGLFSRRRRQKATVAEAREALIAEEAEKLIDRQQLAREARTRVEQTGIVFLDEIDKIAGREGSSHGPDISREGVQRDLLPVVEGTTVATKYGPVKTDHILFIAAGAFHVSKPSDLIPELQGRFPIRVELEPLTEADFIRILTEPETALTKQYTALLGAEGLTIRFQEDAIVELARIAVEVNRSTENIGARRLATVIERLLEEVSFEAPDMAGVVLDIDAAFVRRILDDIVQNQDLSRYVL
- the hslV gene encoding ATP-dependent protease subunit HslV, whose product is MPRMRATTVLLVRRDGRVAMASDGQVTLGNAVMKSGAAKVKRAGKGGRVLVGFAGGAADGLALFTRFETKLEEFNQNLERAVVELAKDWRTDRVLRQLEAVMIVADAEKSFLVSGTGDLLQPDEDGLLGIGSGGNFALAAGRALLRHTALSANEVAREAMRIAAELCIYTNDRLTLEEL
- a CDS encoding PAS domain S-box protein, coding for MHETRPPSAGAPPATAAGAEPAADAHYRVAFDNSHEAILVLQDGRITVANRAAARISASAIDQLIGASFLDFVHPADQSVVQELYLRRLAGDTGERSTVTKIVRPGGDILVLEVHSMPVRWHDRPAVLAFLGDVTDREQVRSDAQEMSRRLARIAEVAPYFLFIYDYDLGRDIYINRSVPAALGYSPAEAAALGPYPFAKLCHPDDVAAALDRDTRWQGFVDGSSLTVDFRLRHRNGEWRWFRSHNTPFLRDDEGRIRQILGMTQDITESKRSEELLRRTERLESLGLLAGGIAHDFSNLLTPIVGNVELLLDRLPADSPLRDRALAISAAADRATELARQLLVYAGRGEIEPRAIDLNALVEDVIHLLRALATLSTATRLDLAPRLPPIRGDSSQLRQVILNLLSNAHDAIATIAAMPTSAAGAGAGQGQEPGRVLVRTRRVELRPGDLGSLLLGDGMTPGPAVLLEVIDNGSGMEVATMERIWEPFFTTKERGRGLGLPSVLGILRAHRAAVALESRPRAGTHIRVYFAEAPPAQV
- the xerC gene encoding tyrosine recombinase XerC, with protein sequence MRALIVRFLAHLEGERALSPHTVRAYEGDLLRFVEFLSVDYWNQPPEAIDLAAIDVVAVRSYLAALAKDHGRRSQGRALSALRTFFRWACRVGEAAANPAQRVRTPKAPQLLPRHLRPGEIEALLAAPAGEEPMAQRDRAVLELLYATGLRVAELVGLDWRDVELKERVLRTLGKGGKERMVPFGRPAQAALRAWRGGWTALRERALAGRRAPASEEPLFVNLRGERLTDRSVRRILDRYVDATATASGVHPHTLRHTFATHLLECGADLRAIQELLGHSSLSTTQRYTHVDIERLQAVYRDAHPRARAQGGPGPETTATPADSAPADISPASAQKA